In Ectothiorhodosinus mongolicus, one DNA window encodes the following:
- a CDS encoding peptide-binding protein: MDKRYHSKDFVILGLLLALGLGLLLLMYQVDRQWQRMSEMQRAMQEQAEDMRRMRSAVQGLDSRLRAGVVLDGQGSQERDAIPSAFQRAFAAAEQADYASGDWLVRAFPTGLATLTPLVSSDAYSSEVQSYVLEPLLIRDPDTLEWQGLLAQDWSFSEDGMTIRFTLREGVEFSDGEPLTSDDVVFTYEFIMNEAIAAPRARAYLEKLESVIAIDQRTVDFVFSEPYFNSLSLAGGLQVLARHFYEPFLEDPRSFNQSRGLLMGTGPYRLADPRGWTPDLGMVELQRNPRYWGPVDPPFDRLLWRVIENDSARLTTFRNGELDIYAARPREYQQLRDDERLAARTQRFEYMSPTAGYSYIGWNQQRNDQPTLFADPKVRRAMAYLTDTDRIIDEIMLGYAEPAVSPFNPRSPQHDASITPYPFDVAKAQALLAEAGFADRNGDGILQGPDGQQFEFDLVFFQDNEDTRRMVLFLRDLYARAGIVMRPRPTEWSVMLDLLNRKDFDAITLGWTSGVETDVYQMFHSSQRVAGGDNFIHYGNPELDALIELARSTVDDEERMPIWHQVERILHEEQPYTFLMRRMTLAFVDQRLSNLQQTRLGLNLSAIPLEVYVPAEQQRYSR, encoded by the coding sequence ATGGACAAGCGTTACCACAGTAAGGATTTTGTCATCCTGGGCCTGTTGCTGGCCTTGGGGCTGGGCTTGTTGCTGCTCATGTATCAGGTTGATCGTCAGTGGCAGCGCATGAGCGAGATGCAAAGAGCCATGCAAGAACAGGCCGAGGATATGCGGCGGATGCGCTCGGCGGTGCAGGGTTTAGATTCGCGTTTGCGCGCTGGCGTGGTCTTGGACGGGCAGGGAAGTCAGGAGCGAGACGCGATCCCGTCAGCTTTTCAGCGAGCCTTTGCCGCCGCTGAGCAGGCCGATTATGCCTCGGGGGATTGGTTAGTCAGAGCCTTTCCCACGGGCCTGGCGACCCTGACGCCGCTGGTGTCCTCTGATGCCTATTCTAGTGAGGTTCAGTCTTATGTGCTCGAGCCTTTGCTGATTCGCGACCCGGATACGTTAGAGTGGCAGGGTCTTTTGGCGCAGGATTGGTCATTCAGTGAAGACGGTATGACTATCCGCTTCACCCTGCGCGAGGGTGTCGAGTTCTCAGACGGTGAGCCTTTGACCAGTGATGATGTGGTCTTCACCTATGAATTCATCATGAACGAGGCCATCGCCGCCCCGCGAGCGCGCGCCTACCTGGAAAAGCTGGAGTCGGTGATTGCTATTGATCAGCGCACCGTGGATTTTGTGTTCTCTGAGCCCTATTTCAATAGCCTGTCATTGGCTGGTGGCCTGCAGGTCCTAGCACGCCATTTTTATGAGCCTTTTTTAGAAGATCCGCGCAGTTTTAATCAAAGCCGCGGTCTACTCATGGGCACAGGCCCCTATCGCCTGGCTGATCCTCGCGGTTGGACACCGGATTTGGGGATGGTTGAATTGCAGCGCAATCCTCGTTATTGGGGCCCGGTCGATCCGCCCTTTGATCGGCTGTTGTGGCGGGTCATTGAAAACGACAGTGCGCGTTTGACGACTTTTCGCAATGGGGAGTTGGATATTTATGCGGCCCGCCCCAGAGAATATCAGCAGTTGCGTGATGATGAACGACTGGCTGCGCGTACCCAACGCTTTGAGTATATGAGTCCCACTGCGGGGTATAGCTATATCGGTTGGAACCAACAGCGCAATGATCAGCCCACCCTCTTTGCTGATCCCAAGGTGCGCCGAGCCATGGCTTATTTGACGGATACCGATCGCATCATTGATGAAATTATGTTGGGTTATGCCGAGCCGGCGGTTAGCCCGTTTAATCCGCGTAGTCCCCAGCACGACGCCAGCATCACGCCCTATCCGTTTGATGTAGCCAAAGCTCAGGCGCTATTGGCTGAGGCTGGCTTTGCCGATCGCAATGGCGACGGGATTTTGCAGGGTCCCGACGGTCAGCAATTCGAGTTTGATTTGGTGTTTTTCCAAGACAATGAAGACACCCGTCGCATGGTGCTATTTCTGCGCGATTTGTATGCCCGCGCCGGTATTGTCATGCGCCCCCGGCCGACGGAATGGTCGGTGATGTTGGATTTACTCAACCGCAAGGATTTTGATGCGATCACTCTGGGCTGGACCAGCGGTGTGGAAACGGATGTCTATCAGATGTTTCATTCCAGTCAGCGGGTCGCTGGCGGGGATAATTTTATTCACTATGGCAATCCTGAACTGGATGCTTTGATCGAGTTGGCACGCTCCACGGTTGATGATGAAGAGCGTATGCCGATCTGGCATCAGGTAGAGCGGATTTTGCATGAAGAGCAGCCTTATACGTTTCTCATGCGACGCATGACCCTGGCTTTTGTGGATCAGCGCCTGAGTAATCTCCAACAAACCCGATTGGGACTGAACCTCTCAGCCATTCCTCTGGAGGTTTATGTTCCTGCCGAGCAGCAGCGCTACTCGCGCTAG
- a CDS encoding ABC transporter ATP-binding protein, translating to MSALLEVQKLSTELRAGQHQIRAVDQVSFSIDRGETFCLVGESGSGKSVTALSIIQLLPKDISSHPSGQVLFQYRHRDQRIETLDMLSAAESVRRQIRGMRISMIFQEPMTSLNPVLSVGEQITEALRLHRPDLGESAARERAIEVLTQVQMPRPRDIAGEFPHRLSGGQRQRVMIAMAMVCEPDLLIADEPTTALDVTIQAEILRLMRELQAKNGMAILFITHDFGVVAQMGHRLGVMRQGQLVESGTVRDVLDRPQHEYTRQLIAALPENLPRMAVRQAPSSAPSLVEVKDLQVHFPIRKGLMRRVVDHVRAVDGVSFAIPRGQVLAVVGESGCGKTTLGRAMIRLIEPTAGEIRFDGEDITRLPRAKMQAYRRRMQVIFQDPMSSLNPRLTVAATLTEPMAVHGIGSDKAERLAMAARVLQQVQMPEDALWRYPHEFSGGQRQRIGIARALVLDPEFIVCDEVTSALDVSVQAQVLQILADLAQKRGLTLLFITHNMGVVEYLADTLVVMYQGRVVEMGAAREVCRNPQDAYTQKLLAAIPRITGS from the coding sequence ATGAGCGCGCTGCTTGAGGTGCAAAAATTATCCACCGAGCTGCGTGCGGGGCAGCACCAAATCCGCGCCGTTGATCAGGTGAGTTTCAGTATCGATCGCGGCGAGACTTTTTGCTTGGTCGGTGAATCCGGCAGTGGCAAGTCTGTCACCGCTTTGTCCATTATCCAGCTTTTGCCCAAGGACATCAGTTCCCACCCCAGTGGTCAGGTGTTGTTTCAGTATCGTCATCGAGATCAACGCATTGAGACGCTGGATATGCTCAGTGCTGCCGAGTCTGTGCGTCGCCAGATACGCGGCATGCGCATCAGTATGATTTTTCAGGAGCCCATGACCTCGCTGAATCCTGTACTCAGCGTCGGTGAGCAGATTACTGAGGCGCTGAGGCTACATCGCCCTGACCTGGGGGAGTCGGCAGCCCGCGAGCGCGCTATTGAAGTGCTGACTCAAGTACAAATGCCCAGACCGCGAGACATCGCCGGGGAATTTCCCCATCGCCTGTCGGGCGGGCAGCGCCAACGCGTGATGATCGCTATGGCTATGGTCTGTGAGCCTGATTTGTTGATTGCTGATGAGCCGACTACCGCTTTGGATGTCACCATTCAGGCCGAAATTCTGCGCTTGATGCGTGAGCTGCAAGCCAAAAATGGCATGGCGATTTTATTCATCACCCATGATTTTGGTGTGGTGGCGCAGATGGGGCATCGCCTCGGCGTGATGCGTCAGGGGCAGCTCGTGGAAAGCGGCACGGTGCGCGATGTTCTGGATCGACCGCAGCATGAGTACACGCGGCAATTGATTGCCGCCTTACCCGAGAATTTGCCGCGCATGGCGGTTCGCCAGGCACCCAGCAGCGCCCCCAGCTTGGTTGAGGTCAAAGACCTGCAGGTGCACTTCCCGATCCGTAAAGGCCTGATGCGGCGAGTCGTCGATCATGTGCGCGCGGTCGATGGGGTGAGTTTTGCCATTCCCCGCGGACAAGTTTTGGCAGTGGTCGGTGAGTCGGGTTGCGGTAAGACCACGCTGGGACGTGCCATGATTCGTCTGATTGAGCCCACAGCCGGCGAGATTCGTTTTGATGGGGAGGATATTACTCGCTTACCTCGGGCCAAAATGCAGGCCTATCGCCGACGCATGCAGGTCATCTTCCAAGACCCGATGTCCTCACTGAACCCGAGACTGACGGTGGCAGCGACGTTGACGGAACCCATGGCCGTGCATGGCATTGGCAGCGATAAGGCGGAGCGCCTGGCAATGGCAGCGCGGGTCTTGCAGCAAGTGCAAATGCCTGAGGATGCTTTGTGGCGTTATCCCCATGAATTCTCTGGTGGTCAACGCCAACGCATCGGTATCGCCCGAGCTTTGGTCTTGGATCCTGAGTTTATTGTCTGTGACGAGGTCACCAGCGCCCTAGATGTATCGGTTCAAGCCCAAGTGCTACAAATTCTCGCCGACCTCGCCCAAAAAAGGGGTCTGACCCTATTATTTATTACCCACAATATGGGCGTGGTGGAGTATTTGGCTGATACGCTGGTGGTGATGTATCAGGGGCGGGTGGTGGAGATGGGCGCTGCACGCGAGGTCTGTCGCAATCCCCAGGACGCTTATACGCAGAAGCTGCTGGCGGCCATCCCGCGTATCACCGGAAGTTAG
- a CDS encoding methyltransferase domain-containing protein, with product MLPPHFQFSGPMPKPALRAQPDLPAWYASPEGQALRQALQAQVDRLVPDLFGCCALQAGFVPTQDDWLRESRIQHRFILGTSGDLQGHCSALPVQADSLDLLLLAHSLDESEDPHQVLREAERVLRVEGHLLVIGFNPLSLLGLRAVAPGLKNRLPEILPGLGSHKLQQALMPLGFEVIHKAQAGWAPGSGWRSVTPRLQGLSGRHLPLLGGAYALLAKKRVSTLTPVHGQRTWRLRSPRLGRGVARPICRRGEHD from the coding sequence ATGCTGCCACCCCATTTCCAGTTTTCCGGCCCCATGCCTAAGCCAGCGCTGCGCGCGCAGCCGGATTTACCCGCCTGGTATGCCAGCCCAGAGGGTCAGGCCTTACGTCAGGCATTGCAGGCCCAAGTGGATCGCTTGGTACCAGATTTGTTTGGCTGCTGTGCCTTACAGGCTGGCTTTGTCCCAACCCAAGACGACTGGCTGCGTGAAAGTCGTATCCAGCATCGTTTTATCCTCGGCACATCAGGTGACCTTCAAGGGCATTGCAGTGCCTTACCGGTGCAGGCCGACAGCCTCGACTTGCTGCTACTGGCGCACAGCCTTGATGAATCTGAAGATCCGCACCAAGTGCTGCGCGAGGCAGAGCGCGTGCTGCGCGTCGAAGGTCATTTGCTCGTCATCGGCTTCAACCCGCTGAGCCTGCTGGGTTTGCGCGCAGTCGCCCCCGGATTGAAAAACCGTTTGCCAGAAATCCTGCCTGGTTTGGGCAGCCACAAGCTGCAGCAGGCGCTGATGCCGTTGGGGTTTGAGGTCATACATAAAGCTCAGGCGGGCTGGGCACCTGGATCGGGTTGGCGGAGTGTGACGCCACGATTGCAGGGCTTAAGTGGACGGCATCTGCCTTTGTTGGGCGGCGCCTATGCACTTTTGGCGAAAAAACGCGTCTCTACCCTGACCCCAGTGCATGGGCAGCGCACTTGGCGTTTGCGTTCCCCTCGTCTCGGTCGCGGTGTCGCCAGACCGATTTGTCGGCGCGGCGAGCATGACTGA
- a CDS encoding LysM peptidoglycan-binding domain-containing protein has product MKKMIGSIILAIIASQWLMGCSTTAQKAAYPDQHLAPAAPDHRAETRRTSTREIPPATAVHSEPVDLWDRLRRGMDLPAAADNALVQQYVQWHRENPSYLHRVTERGEPFLYFILDALEQRNMPSELLLLPIVESAYQPFAYSHGRAAGLWQFIPSTGRHFGLHQTWWYDGRRDVYASTQAALDYLQQLHARFDNDWLLALAAYNAGQGTVHRAITRNAERGLTTDYWHLDLPRETRHYVPKLLALKIVMTQPEYYGIELAPVSNSPQITVVELDFQLELAVAAELAGLEMDQLHQLNPGFNRWATPPDGPHRLLLPIEHANQFSQALTELDPNARVSWQRHHIQQGDTLGGISRQYQISVADLRRINGLSGDRIRAGRYLLIPSQSDPAMAARVASANRPLNIPANRITHVVRTGDNLWNLARRHGVTVADLTRWNNLRSDSILRPGQRLVLYVDVVAQGR; this is encoded by the coding sequence ATGAAGAAAATGATTGGCAGTATCATCCTTGCAATAATCGCCAGTCAATGGCTGATGGGATGCTCGACAACTGCGCAAAAAGCCGCCTACCCCGATCAACACTTAGCGCCTGCCGCGCCCGATCACCGGGCTGAGACCCGCCGCACAAGCACCCGAGAAATACCACCCGCCACGGCGGTGCACAGCGAACCCGTCGATCTTTGGGATCGCTTGCGCCGCGGCATGGATTTGCCGGCGGCAGCAGACAATGCGCTGGTGCAACAATACGTGCAGTGGCATCGGGAAAACCCAAGCTATCTGCATCGCGTCACTGAGCGTGGTGAACCCTTCTTGTATTTCATCCTTGATGCGCTGGAACAGCGCAACATGCCCAGCGAACTGCTTCTCTTGCCCATCGTTGAAAGTGCTTATCAGCCATTTGCTTATTCCCACGGCCGTGCCGCCGGGCTTTGGCAATTCATCCCCTCCACAGGCCGACATTTCGGACTGCATCAAACCTGGTGGTACGACGGCCGGCGCGATGTTTATGCCTCCACTCAAGCCGCTTTAGACTACCTGCAGCAATTGCATGCGCGTTTTGATAACGACTGGCTGCTGGCACTGGCAGCCTACAATGCCGGACAAGGAACAGTTCATCGGGCCATCACCCGCAATGCTGAGCGCGGCCTAACGACTGACTACTGGCACCTCGACCTACCCCGAGAAACTCGCCACTACGTGCCCAAGCTGCTGGCGCTCAAAATTGTTATGACCCAGCCAGAGTACTATGGCATCGAATTGGCACCGGTCAGCAACAGCCCCCAAATCACCGTTGTAGAGCTAGATTTTCAGCTGGAATTGGCAGTCGCTGCTGAATTAGCGGGATTGGAAATGGATCAGCTGCATCAGCTCAATCCGGGCTTCAACCGCTGGGCCACGCCACCGGATGGACCGCATCGCCTGTTGCTGCCGATTGAGCATGCCAATCAATTCTCACAGGCACTCACAGAACTGGATCCCAACGCGCGGGTTTCCTGGCAACGCCATCACATCCAACAGGGCGATACTCTGGGCGGCATTTCCCGGCAATACCAAATCAGTGTGGCGGATTTGCGGCGCATCAATGGGCTATCGGGAGACCGCATTCGTGCCGGAAGATATTTATTGATCCCCTCCCAGTCAGACCCCGCTATGGCAGCTCGGGTGGCGAGCGCTAATCGGCCGCTGAATATCCCCGCCAATCGCATTACGCACGTAGTGCGTACGGGAGATAACCTCTGGAATCTTGCACGCCGGCATGGTGTGACCGTGGCTGATTTGACGCGGTGGAATAATCTGCGCAGCGATAGCATCCTGCGTCCCGGGCAACGTCTGGTGCTTTACGTCGACGTAGTAGCTCAGGGGCGCTAA
- a CDS encoding ABC transporter permease has protein sequence MTTYILRRLLLMIPTLLGITLVVFVVMAAAPGGISAQSLVDGMNLEPQAKQAMEDYYNRMYGLDQPPPVQYLRWLNNISPVGFVFDEEGALAGFSLFKGSELGTSFRYGRPVGDLIAERLPITLLLNILSIPIIYVIAIAVGVRAATHRGSRFDTGSGVLLLGLWSVPTMLAGVLLIGFFASEQFWRWFPTGGISRREALDMPFLPHWSSLGDLGLLFLLTGLGTILLVWLVRRSGSILWIATMGLLGAAIGIGLAMSLMSGDFVRGFLLDRLWHLVLPVICLAYGGFAFLAKLTRSAVLENLLSDYARTARAKGVAERDVLWRHVFRNSLLPLITVSATLLPSLLAGSVIVETIFSIDGMGKLAVESVQTRDRELVLSITLISGLLTLAGYLLADLCYAIADPRVSYD, from the coding sequence GTGACGACTTACATTCTGCGTCGCTTGTTATTGATGATTCCCACTTTGCTGGGCATCACGTTAGTGGTTTTCGTGGTGATGGCGGCTGCCCCCGGAGGCATCAGCGCGCAATCATTAGTGGATGGCATGAATTTAGAGCCTCAGGCCAAACAGGCCATGGAGGACTATTACAACCGCATGTATGGTTTGGATCAGCCGCCGCCGGTCCAATATCTGCGCTGGTTGAATAATATCTCGCCTGTCGGTTTTGTCTTTGATGAAGAGGGCGCCTTGGCGGGGTTTTCCTTGTTTAAAGGTTCTGAGCTGGGCACCAGTTTTCGCTATGGACGACCGGTGGGCGATCTCATTGCGGAACGCCTGCCCATCACCCTGCTGTTGAATATTCTTTCCATTCCCATCATCTATGTGATCGCCATTGCTGTGGGTGTGCGCGCCGCGACCCATCGCGGCAGCCGTTTTGATACGGGCTCTGGGGTGCTGCTGCTGGGCCTATGGTCGGTGCCCACCATGTTGGCGGGCGTGCTGCTGATTGGTTTTTTTGCCTCTGAGCAGTTTTGGCGTTGGTTTCCAACCGGCGGCATCAGTCGTCGCGAGGCTTTGGATATGCCGTTTTTGCCGCATTGGAGTTCGTTGGGAGACTTGGGTTTGTTGTTTCTGCTCACCGGTCTGGGCACGATTTTGTTGGTCTGGTTAGTGCGGCGTAGCGGGTCGATCTTGTGGATAGCGACTATGGGGTTGCTGGGCGCCGCCATCGGGATTGGACTGGCGATGTCTTTAATGAGCGGTGATTTTGTGCGGGGGTTCTTATTGGATCGACTTTGGCACTTGGTATTGCCCGTGATTTGTTTGGCCTATGGGGGCTTTGCCTTTCTCGCCAAATTGACGCGCTCAGCGGTGTTGGAAAATCTCTTGTCCGATTATGCACGCACCGCTAGGGCCAAGGGGGTGGCTGAGCGTGATGTCTTGTGGCGACATGTATTTCGCAATTCTCTGCTGCCTTTGATTACGGTATCGGCGACTTTGTTGCCCAGCCTTTTGGCCGGTTCCGTGATTGTTGAGACGATTTTTTCGATTGATGGTATGGGCAAGCTCGCGGTTGAATCGGTACAAACCCGAGATCGCGAACTGGTGTTGTCGATTACTTTGATCAGTGGGCTATTGACCTTGGCCGGTTATTTACTGGCAGATCTTTGTTATGCCATCGCCGATCCGCGAGTGAGCTATGACTGA
- the smpB gene encoding SsrA-binding protein SmpB, giving the protein MSKKSSKSASSSTIALNKKARHEYFIEDRFEAGLVLEGWEVKSLRAGRVQLTESYVLIRNAEAFLFGAHISPLPTASTHIHPDPVRTRKLLLHSAELAKLIGQVERRGYTLVPLAMYWKRGRAKLEIGLAKGKKAHDKRATEKERDWQREKERVLKSH; this is encoded by the coding sequence ATGAGCAAAAAATCTTCCAAAAGCGCGTCCAGCAGCACCATTGCCCTGAATAAAAAGGCGCGCCACGAATACTTTATTGAAGATCGCTTCGAGGCGGGGCTGGTGCTTGAAGGCTGGGAAGTGAAAAGTCTGCGCGCGGGGCGTGTGCAGCTCACGGAAAGCTATGTGCTCATTAGAAATGCCGAAGCTTTTTTATTCGGTGCTCATATCAGCCCCTTACCCACGGCCTCAACCCATATCCACCCGGATCCGGTGCGCACCCGCAAACTATTGCTGCATAGTGCCGAGTTGGCCAAACTCATCGGCCAAGTAGAAAGACGGGGTTATACCCTGGTGCCTTTGGCCATGTACTGGAAACGCGGCCGTGCCAAACTCGAGATCGGTCTGGCTAAAGGCAAAAAAGCCCATGACAAACGCGCTACAGAAAAAGAAAGAGACTGGCAGCGCGAGAAGGAACGTGTGCTCAAAAGCCATTGA
- a CDS encoding ABC transporter permease codes for MTEAQRSYTAQVVREVLLRWGARIGLAWILVLVFVAVFAPFLASSYPLLVSEGGQWSSPVLRYLSAADVTLMLTFFAALLLWRLQRAFWQKFLLLLLIAAVGGTISWATVKPPQLVIYEQYREAQAQGQYDWVIHAPIPYSPKDYLRDFGDTGLQAPLAGDSRRHWLGTEENGADVLSRMIHASRIALGIGFIATGIALGIGIVIGGLMGYFSGIVDMIGMRIVEIFEAIPTLFLLLTFVAFFGRSLYMMMIIIGITSWSGYARYVRAEFLKLREQEYVQAAIACGLPLRSVLFRHMLPNGVAPILVAASFGVASAILAEATLSFLGLGLIDDPSWGQMLNQAVQSSSFNWWMAAFPGGAIFLTVFAYNLVGESLRDALDPYLKKKA; via the coding sequence ATGACTGAGGCGCAGCGCAGTTATACCGCACAGGTAGTGCGCGAAGTCTTGCTGCGCTGGGGAGCGCGCATTGGTTTGGCATGGATTTTGGTGTTGGTGTTCGTTGCCGTCTTCGCGCCGTTTTTGGCCAGCAGTTATCCCTTATTAGTGAGTGAAGGGGGGCAGTGGTCCAGTCCGGTATTACGTTATCTGAGCGCCGCCGATGTGACGCTGATGCTGACGTTCTTTGCGGCATTGTTGCTGTGGCGCTTGCAGCGCGCCTTTTGGCAGAAATTTCTTTTGTTATTGCTGATTGCGGCGGTAGGTGGAACGATTAGCTGGGCAACGGTTAAGCCGCCACAGCTGGTCATTTATGAGCAATACCGTGAAGCTCAAGCCCAGGGTCAATATGACTGGGTGATACACGCCCCCATACCCTATTCACCCAAGGATTATTTGCGGGATTTTGGTGACACTGGTCTGCAAGCGCCTTTGGCTGGGGACAGCCGTCGGCATTGGCTGGGGACGGAGGAAAATGGCGCTGATGTGCTCTCGCGTATGATTCACGCCTCGCGCATCGCTTTGGGGATCGGCTTTATTGCCACGGGTATTGCTCTGGGCATCGGTATCGTCATCGGCGGTCTGATGGGGTATTTCTCCGGCATCGTCGACATGATTGGCATGCGTATTGTCGAAATCTTTGAAGCCATACCCACCTTATTTTTATTGTTAACCTTCGTTGCCTTTTTCGGGCGCAGTCTTTACATGATGATGATTATCATCGGCATCACCTCCTGGTCGGGGTATGCGCGTTACGTGCGCGCTGAGTTTTTGAAGCTGCGCGAGCAGGAATATGTGCAGGCGGCTATTGCCTGTGGTCTGCCGCTGCGCTCAGTGCTGTTTCGCCACATGTTGCCCAATGGGGTGGCGCCGATACTGGTGGCGGCTAGCTTTGGTGTTGCCTCAGCGATTTTGGCAGAGGCAACCTTGAGCTTCTTGGGTCTGGGCTTGATTGATGATCCCTCCTGGGGGCAGATGCTGAATCAAGCCGTGCAATCGTCTTCCTTTAATTGGTGGATGGCGGCATTCCCCGGTGGGGCCATTTTCTTGACCGTATTTGCCTATAACTTGGTGGGCGAATCGCTGCGCGATGCCCTTGATCCTTATTTGAAGAAAAAAGCATGA
- a CDS encoding enoyl-ACP reductase FabI: MGFMSGKRVLIVGVASNRSIAYGIAQAMAREGAELAFTYQNERLRERVEKMAAEFNSNIVLPCDVSSDAEIQSVFDALSQQWDGLEGLVHSVAFAPKEALEGDFLDGISREAFNTAHEISSYSLTALAKAARPMMTGRDAAILTLSYLGAVRSMPSYNLMGLAKASLEANVRYLAYALGPEGIRVNGISAGPIRTLAAAGIGDFRKILDHVEKNAPLRRNVTIEQVGNAAAFLCSDLASGITAEISYVDSGYSTLGLGPAEV, translated from the coding sequence ATGGGTTTTATGAGTGGCAAGCGAGTTTTGATTGTCGGTGTGGCCAGCAATCGTTCCATCGCCTACGGCATCGCCCAGGCGATGGCCCGTGAGGGTGCTGAACTGGCTTTTACCTATCAAAACGAGCGCCTGCGTGAGCGCGTTGAAAAAATGGCTGCTGAGTTCAACTCCAATATCGTTTTGCCCTGTGATGTCAGCAGTGATGCCGAAATTCAAAGCGTGTTCGATGCGCTATCCCAGCAATGGGACGGGCTTGAGGGCCTGGTACATTCCGTGGCCTTTGCGCCCAAAGAAGCCTTAGAGGGTGATTTTCTCGACGGTATATCCCGCGAGGCCTTTAATACCGCGCATGAGATCAGCAGTTATAGCCTGACGGCTCTGGCCAAAGCGGCTCGACCCATGATGACCGGACGTGATGCAGCGATTCTCACCCTGTCCTACCTGGGCGCGGTGCGTTCAATGCCAAGCTACAACCTCATGGGTTTGGCCAAAGCCAGTCTCGAGGCCAACGTGCGCTACTTGGCTTATGCTTTGGGTCCAGAAGGTATTCGCGTCAATGGCATCTCAGCCGGGCCGATACGCACTCTAGCGGCCGCCGGCATTGGAGATTTCCGCAAGATTCTCGATCATGTGGAAAAGAACGCGCCTTTGCGTCGCAATGTGACCATCGAACAAGTGGGCAACGCGGCGGCTTTCCTATGCTCAGACTTAGCTTCCGGGATCACCGCTGAGATCAGCTACGTCGATTCTGGATACAGCACTCTGGGCTTGGGACCAGCTGAGGTCTAA
- the rnhA gene encoding ribonuclease HI codes for MTEAVEIFTDGGCRGNPGVGGWGAVLRYRGKEKELQGAEAETTNNRMELLAAIAALDALTRSCVVQLTTDSQYVKKGITEWLPQWKRRDWRNAAGKPVKNQDLWQRLDEAAQRHEVHWHWVKGHAGHPENERADELANAAMDALTAQGQTA; via the coding sequence ATGACTGAGGCAGTAGAGATATTCACCGATGGGGGATGTCGCGGTAATCCCGGCGTTGGTGGTTGGGGCGCGGTGCTGCGCTATCGGGGCAAGGAAAAAGAATTGCAGGGTGCCGAGGCCGAAACCACCAATAATCGTATGGAGCTGCTGGCGGCGATTGCCGCACTGGATGCCTTGACCCGGTCTTGTGTCGTGCAACTCACCACAGACTCTCAGTACGTCAAAAAGGGCATTACGGAATGGTTGCCACAGTGGAAAAGACGTGACTGGCGTAATGCTGCAGGCAAGCCGGTTAAAAATCAGGATCTCTGGCAACGTCTTGATGAGGCAGCGCAGCGCCATGAGGTCCACTGGCATTGGGTCAAGGGCCATGCCGGCCATCCAGAGAATGAACGTGCCGATGAGTTGGCCAATGCCGCTATGGATGCACTGACTGCCCAGGGGCAAACCGCATGA
- the dnaQ gene encoding DNA polymerase III subunit epsilon, with translation MSLDLDSPQRQVILDTETTGLDPADGHRIIEIGCVELVRRRPTGRHYHQYLQPDRLIDPGAEEVHGISNAFLADKPRFSEVCGDFLEFVRDAELIIHNAPFDVGFINHELTLLSQPAGLLGDYCVITDSLVMARKLHPGQRNSLDALCKRYQVDNSGRDLHGALLDARILADVYLAMTGGQKSLTLEAEVTAASPVANEATLRLPADRPRLRVIRACEDEQAAHSQMLERLGVKSAW, from the coding sequence ATGAGTTTGGATTTAGATAGTCCGCAAAGACAGGTCATTTTGGACACGGAAACGACGGGGCTGGATCCCGCAGATGGGCATCGCATCATCGAAATTGGCTGTGTCGAATTGGTGCGGCGGCGTCCCACTGGTCGACATTATCATCAGTACCTACAGCCGGATCGCCTGATCGATCCGGGTGCGGAAGAGGTGCATGGCATCAGTAATGCTTTCTTGGCCGACAAGCCGCGATTCAGCGAGGTCTGCGGGGACTTTCTTGAATTTGTGCGGGATGCGGAGCTGATTATTCACAATGCGCCGTTCGATGTCGGTTTTATCAATCACGAGCTGACTCTGCTCAGCCAGCCTGCGGGACTGCTGGGGGACTACTGCGTCATCACTGATTCTTTGGTGATGGCCAGAAAATTGCACCCGGGGCAGCGTAATAGCTTGGATGCCCTATGTAAGCGCTATCAAGTGGATAATTCTGGGCGGGATCTGCATGGCGCCTTGCTCGATGCGCGTATTTTGGCCGATGTCTATCTAGCGATGACAGGCGGTCAAAAAAGTCTGACCTTGGAGGCTGAGGTGACTGCGGCGAGTCCTGTCGCCAACGAGGCCACACTCAGACTGCCTGCCGATAGGCCGCGCTTGCGGGTGATTAGGGCCTGTGAGGATGAGCAGGCGGCGCATAGCCAAATGCTGGAGCGCTTGGGGGTGAAGAGCGCGTGGTGA